ACACCCGGAGTGGCGGCTCAANNNNNNNNNNNNNNNNNNNNNNNNNNNNNNNNNNNNNNNNNNNNNNNNNNNNNNNNNNNNNNNNNNNNNNNNNNNNNNNNNNNNNNNNNNNNNNNNNNNNTCTGGTCCTCAACGTTTCGTTTACCACAGGAACCTGGTATGACAATCAGACTCCCGAGGATATGGGACTCGATGTCGCAACCTGGGTTAACGAAGGATTGGTTGACCGGCTCATGCCGGAGGGCCGGCTAATCCCGAAGTACCTCGAGTTGTGCCGGGGCAAGAAAGTCCAGTGCTACCCCCGCAGGACGGAAACCATGGAGTTTGACGGCTCCGCGATGCAGCAGAATATCCACGATCCCACCGCCGAGGAGGACAAGCAGGACAAGCCGCTGTTGGCCCAAATGCCCCCGCTCGAGGTTGCGAACGGGGTACTCAATTGGTACGACGCAGGCGCAAGCGGCGTGTTCCTGTTCAACATGATGCCATCGACGCCTTTGCGCCATTTGCCGTATCCGGAGCTTCTGCGCCAGGAAGTTGCCTCCGGCCAGCCGTTTGGCCGTGTTCTTCTTGAGCCCGTTACGTGGACGGACCAGTAGGCCTTGCAACGGCTCATGTGAGTGATTGCGACCGCTGAGCTCTCCTCTCGAGAATCCTCGCGACAACACAGCCTGTCGCCTATACGCGGATTGCGCTCGTTATCGCGGGACTTCTGAGAGGCGGGTGAGTATGATTGCGGGGAGGCATGGATTACATCCAAGCAGGTGCATGGTGATTCGTGGAGAACCGTCGATGCGGAGTGCCTGGCAAAGAATCGCGGTCGGAAGTTTGGCCATGATGGCGGCGCTGTCCGCGGCGGGCGGGGAAGGCGAGGTTGCCGCCTGTATCCGGCTTGTGCCTTCCTTCGAGGCACTGCAGTTCCGCGACCCGGAGCCGGTCTTGTGGCCCGGCTACTTCTGGCTGTGGAACGCGCCCTTGGAGCCTCCCCTGCTCGATCAACAACTCGCTGACATGGCGGCCCACGGCGCTCGGAGCGTGTGCGTGTTGCCGATGCCGCGCGGTTTCCGCCCGGATTCGACCAACAACTCGATGGACCCGGATTACCTCACGCCGGAGTTCTTCGAGCGTGCAGGGCATGCGGTGGACGCGGCCGTGCGGCTTGGCATGAACTGGTGGCTGTATGACGAGGGCGGATGGCCTTCAGGCCAGGCGTTGGGGAAGGTCATTGAAGGGCATCCCGAGCTGCGGGCACAGCGGCTTGTTCGGGAGAAGGTAGAATCGCAGGGCGCCTACGTCGTGCCAGAGGACGCATTGGCTCTCGTCGTGGAAGATTCGCAGCGGTCTGTCTGGTTGCCCGGAGATACGTGGAACCCGGCTCGGCAGGACGAACTGGCGTACCTCTTCCGGGTCACGGCGTTGGCCGCGCCCGATTTGCTCAACCCCGAGGCCACGCGACGATTCCTCGAATTGACCCACGAGGGCTACCGGAGAGCATTCGGCGCTCAGTTTGGAAAGGCCGTTCGCTTCACCTTCACCGACGAACCCGGCGTCCCCAACCTGGCTCCTCCCGAGTCCATCCCTTGGACGCCGGCCATGGACGAGCTGTACCGGGAACGGTTTGGACGGCGGCTCGAGGAGTCGCTGCCGTCGTTGTTCGCCCCGCCGGGCCATGACATGCCCTTGGCCGATGCGCGCGCACGAGTAGCCTTTTACGACCTATGGACTGCCCGGTTTCGAGACGCTTACTTCGGTGAAATCCGGGACTGGTGCCGGAGAAACGGGCTCGCGTCGGGCGGACATCTCAACGGCGAGGATGAGACCGTCAACGTGGTCCGCTATGGGTTCGGCAATGCCTTGCGCCAGTTGCGGGCGATGGATGTCCCCGGTGTGGACGTGATCTGGCGCCAGCTCTTTCCGGGCAAACCCGGCCAGCACTTCTTCCCTAAATACGCCTCAAGCGCGGCCCATCAGAACGGCACCCGATATGCGTTCACGGAATCGTTCTGCGTGTACGGCAACGGCTTGACGCCCGCCCAGATGAAATGGCTCGTGGACTACCAGTATGTCCGGGGCATCAACCTTCTGGTCGGCGGATGCTATCCCTTGAGCAGCCGGGACCACCAGATGACGGGCGAGCGTCCGCATTTCGGCCCCATGAACCCGCTCTGGGACGCGCTGCCCGGGTTCCACGCGTATGTGGCCCGGCTTGGCTACGCGTTGTCCGCCGGGAAACCGAACATATCGGTTGCGCTGTATTACCCGGCGCGCGACATGTGGGCCTGGGGCGAAAGCGCGACCGAGGCCGTCCGGACCCATGACGGCCTTGCGAACGAATTGCTCGCGCGCCAGTGCGACTTCGACTTGATCGACGACGACACCCTGGCCGAGGCCACGGTCGAGAACGGCGAGCTGCTGGCCGGCGCCATGCGCTACAACACCATCGTATGCGGGGACGTGTGCTGGATGCAGCCGGACGCCCTTGAGCGGCTGAAAGCATTCGCAGCGGCCGGCGGGAACGTGCTCTGCGCCGCCCACCCCCCTGGTTCGGAGGGCACGCCGGGCCCGAACGAGCCGGCCTTCTGTCGCCTGGGCGGCATTGAGGAGATGGCCGCAGCCGTGGCGCCGACCGTCCGTCTCACACCCGCCGCGCGCCTCGTGCGTGCCTGTTCGCGAACGGTGGCAGACGCCGAGATCGTGGTGCTGTTCAATGAGGCCGGGGAACCTTACGACGGGGCAATGGAAGTGACGGCGAATCACGTCGCTCTTCTCGAGCCGCTGACGGGCCGAAGAACACTGGTGGCCGGAGGGACGGCGGCAGAGGCGGCACATTCCTTGCCCGTGCGTCTCGAGCCGGGCGAAACCCTTGTCTTCTTACTCACGGAGCAGCCAGGAGATGCCCAGTCTTCCCGTGCTCCTGCCGGAGACCAGATCCTGTTGGACGATTCCATCCAAGCCTGCCCCGGCCGCAGAATCACGGTCGGCGAACACGACTTCGTCACCGCGGTTGCGGAGGCCGTGCCGGTTCCCTTCAGCCAGTCTCGGGTCTGGCGAGACTGGCTCGGCGAGGACTACTCCGGAACGGTGGCCTACCAGGCGACGTTCGACATGCCGGAAACTTGGGCGGGTTCTCCGCTGTTGCTCGAGACAGGCCCCATCGAATACGCGGCCACCGTAACCTTAGACGGAACCGTGGCCGGCTACCTGCTTTGGCCGCCTTGGCGCCTCGAGTTGCCCCCTTGCGCCGCCGGGCAGCACACCCTCGTGATTAGCGTCGCGAATACGCTCGCCAACGAGTTGACCAGCGACCGCGTGACCAGACTCTGGGCGGAAAAGAAAGGCCCGGGCTGGCCGAGCCCCTATCACGAACGCGCCCTCCAATTCGAAAGGGAATCTCGCGGGGGAGGAATCCAAGGGCCAATCCTTCTCAAACGTCTGGCGGTTCCCTC
The window above is part of the Candidatus Hydrogenedentota bacterium genome. Proteins encoded here:
- a CDS encoding glycosyl hydrolase, yielding MMAALSAAGGEGEVAACIRLVPSFEALQFRDPEPVLWPGYFWLWNAPLEPPLLDQQLADMAAHGARSVCVLPMPRGFRPDSTNNSMDPDYLTPEFFERAGHAVDAAVRLGMNWWLYDEGGWPSGQALGKVIEGHPELRAQRLVREKVESQGAYVVPEDALALVVEDSQRSVWLPGDTWNPARQDELAYLFRVTALAAPDLLNPEATRRFLELTHEGYRRAFGAQFGKAVRFTFTDEPGVPNLAPPESIPWTPAMDELYRERFGRRLEESLPSLFAPPGHDMPLADARARVAFYDLWTARFRDAYFGEIRDWCRRNGLASGGHLNGEDETVNVVRYGFGNALRQLRAMDVPGVDVIWRQLFPGKPGQHFFPKYASSAAHQNGTRYAFTESFCVYGNGLTPAQMKWLVDYQYVRGINLLVGGCYPLSSRDHQMTGERPHFGPMNPLWDALPGFHAYVARLGYALSAGKPNISVALYYPARDMWAWGESATEAVRTHDGLANELLARQCDFDLIDDDTLAEATVENGELLAGAMRYNTIVCGDVCWMQPDALERLKAFAAAGGNVLCAAHPPGSEGTPGPNEPAFCRLGGIEEMAAAVAPTVRLTPAARLVRACSRTVADAEIVVLFNEAGEPYDGAMEVTANHVALLEPLTGRRTLVAGGTAAEAAHSLPVRLEPGETLVFLLTEQPGDAQSSRAPAGDQILLDDSIQACPGRRITVGEHDFVTAVAEAVPVPFSQSRVWRDWLGEDYSGTVAYQATFDMPETWAGSPLLLETGPIEYAATVTLDGTVAGYLLWPPWRLELPPCAAGQHTLVISVANTLANELTSDRVTRLWAEKKGPGWPSPYHERALQFERESRGGGIQGPILLKRLAVPSP